From Corvus cornix cornix isolate S_Up_H32 chromosome 5, ASM73873v5, whole genome shotgun sequence, the proteins below share one genomic window:
- the LOC120410065 gene encoding uncharacterized protein LOC120410065 isoform X1, which produces MVVPQGTGRTHAGWGRSPSEGSVPWLCLRLYGEDFMSFAYEGESPVRGGTEAVDLDPGSPQLQARGEGRRLKATWHAGVWETGRGSVELAPSCGQRRALIYPALHGDPEAAAAGEGRLGPLPGRLCPALAPGCAAEPGVSGASQTPRSRPFLSVPRKTWKITSFGIALAGPRVTPACENQWEDGAGAAPAPPAPRSAPHSASRPGGLGGAHPAGTVPRSGLSQAGWTTNRLRR; this is translated from the exons ATGGTTGTGCCACAGGGTACAGGAAGGACCCATGCGGGTTGGGGCAGGAGCCCGTCCGAGGGCAGCGTACCTTGGCTATGCCTGCGTCTGTATGGAGAGGACTTCATGTCCTTTGCCTATGAAGGGGAATCCCCTGTGCGTGGGGGAACTGAGGCTGTGGACCTGGATCCAGGGTCACCTCAGCTACAAGCAAGGGGCGAGGGACGGCGCCTGAAGGCGACCTGGCACGCCGGGGTTTGGGAAACGGGCAGAG gcagTGTGGAGCTCGCGCCAAGCTGCGGGCAGCGAAGGGCGCTGATATACCCGGCCCTGCACGGAGACCCCGAGGCTGCCGCGGCTGGAGAAGGGCGGCTGGGCCCGCTCCCCGgcaggctgtgccctgctctggcGCCCGGGTGCGCAGCGGAGCCCGGAGTCTCCGGAGCATCACAAACCCCTCGATCCCGTCCTTTCCTCAGTGTTCccagaaaaacatggaaaatcaCCTCTTTTGGCATCGCTCTCGCGGGGCCCCGGGTGACGCCAGCATGTGAGAACCAATGGGAAGACGGAGCAGGGgcggcccccgcgccccccgcaCCCCGATCCGCACCCCATTCCGCCTCGCGTCCCGGCGGGCTTGGCGGAGCGCACCCAGCCGGCACCGTGCCCCGGTCCGGGCTGAGCCAGGCGGGGTGGACCACAAACAGGCTTAGACGGTAG
- the LOC120410065 gene encoding uncharacterized protein LOC120410065 isoform X2 translates to MSEQPGRRGGLPCDPIAEGSGDRLPPARTTTPRGSPVPPRPFPWRPGWPQRPARMRSGPEAGGGCPPTEKGRGKRGSIGEGQSPSSGQKKRGSSPQREPSCHSVARQCGARAKLRAAKGADIPGPARRPRGCRGWRRAAGPAPRQAVPCSGARVRSGARSLRSITNPSIPSFPQCSQKNMENHLFWHRSRGAPGDASM, encoded by the exons ATGTCAGAGCAGCCGGGAAGGCGCGGAGGGCTGCCCTGCGATCCCATTGCCGAAGGAAGTGGGGACCGGTTACCTCCCGCACGGACCACAACCCCTCGGGGCTCCCCTGTCCCACCGCGTCCTTTCCCGTGGAGGCCGGGCTGGCCCCAGAGGCCTGCGCGGATGAGGAGCGGGCCTGAGGCTGGTGGGGGTTGTCCGCCCACGGAGAAAGGGCgggggaagagagggagcaTAGGAGAGGGTCAAAGCCCCAGTTCTGGCCAGAAAAAGCGCGGAAGCAGCCCTCAAAGAGAGCCCTCATGCCACTCCGTGGCCCG gcagTGTGGAGCTCGCGCCAAGCTGCGGGCAGCGAAGGGCGCTGATATACCCGGCCCTGCACGGAGACCCCGAGGCTGCCGCGGCTGGAGAAGGGCGGCTGGGCCCGCTCCCCGgcaggctgtgccctgctctggcGCCCGGGTGCGCAGCGGAGCCCGGAGTCTCCGGAGCATCACAAACCCCTCGATCCCGTCCTTTCCTCAGTGTTCccagaaaaacatggaaaatcaCCTCTTTTGGCATCGCTCTCGCGGGGCCCCGGGTGACGCCAGCATGTGA